In Janibacter cremeus, a genomic segment contains:
- a CDS encoding carboxyl transferase domain-containing protein has translation MSSSRRLTVHDLFNAVLDRGTFESWDEPIDISGHPEDYQASLRRAAERAGTDESVLTGSARVRGRRLAVIANEFSFLGGSIGAAAADRITRAVERATAEGLPLVASTSSSGTRMQEGTPAFVHMIRISRALVAHKAAGLPYLVHLRHPTTGGVLASWGSLGHITVAEPEALVAFLGPKVYELLEGTPFPPGVQVSENLVKHGVIDAVVPTQDLAEVLDRTLALLLDPATTSSRQERQVPPQQRRTPWESIEITRHGQRAGVRDLLRHGSDATVRLQGTDEGENDTAMMMAVARIDGMPCVLVGQDRTRQSPTTPMGPAALREARRGMHLANQLRLPLVSVIDTPGAELSPQAEQGAVAGEIARCIAEMSSLTVPSVSVLIGQGCGGGALALLPADRTIAAENAWLSPLPPEGASAIMYGDVEHAPLMVEQQQVSAFDLLADGTVSHLVAEPDGDTPEAFADAMAASIGARLRELLAG, from the coding sequence ATGTCCTCATCTCGACGGCTGACCGTCCACGACCTCTTCAACGCGGTGCTCGACCGCGGGACCTTCGAGTCGTGGGACGAGCCCATTGACATCAGTGGCCACCCCGAGGACTATCAGGCGTCACTGCGCCGTGCAGCTGAGCGCGCTGGTACCGACGAGTCGGTCCTGACCGGCAGCGCCCGGGTCCGCGGCAGGCGGTTGGCCGTCATCGCCAACGAGTTCTCCTTCCTGGGGGGCTCCATCGGCGCGGCTGCCGCTGATCGGATCACCCGGGCCGTCGAGCGCGCCACGGCGGAGGGGCTGCCACTGGTGGCCTCCACCTCCTCCAGTGGCACCCGGATGCAGGAGGGCACGCCGGCCTTCGTGCACATGATCCGCATCTCGCGCGCCCTCGTGGCCCACAAGGCGGCCGGCCTGCCGTACCTGGTCCACCTGCGCCACCCCACCACTGGCGGCGTCCTGGCCTCCTGGGGCTCACTCGGCCACATCACGGTCGCCGAGCCGGAGGCGCTGGTCGCCTTCCTCGGACCGAAGGTGTACGAGCTCCTCGAAGGCACACCCTTCCCCCCGGGGGTCCAGGTGAGCGAGAACCTCGTCAAGCACGGAGTCATCGACGCCGTCGTCCCGACGCAGGATCTTGCCGAGGTCCTGGACCGCACACTCGCACTCCTGCTCGACCCGGCCACCACCTCATCCCGTCAGGAGCGGCAGGTCCCCCCGCAGCAGCGCCGAACGCCCTGGGAGTCGATCGAGATCACCCGCCACGGACAGCGAGCCGGGGTGCGCGACCTCCTGCGACACGGCAGCGACGCCACCGTGCGACTGCAGGGCACGGACGAGGGCGAGAACGACACCGCGATGATGATGGCGGTCGCCCGCATCGACGGCATGCCCTGCGTCCTCGTCGGACAGGACCGGACGCGCCAGTCCCCGACGACACCGATGGGCCCGGCCGCCCTGCGCGAGGCGCGCCGCGGCATGCACTTGGCGAACCAGCTGCGGCTTCCCCTCGTGTCCGTCATCGACACGCCCGGCGCCGAGCTGTCCCCGCAGGCCGAGCAGGGTGCGGTTGCCGGGGAGATCGCGCGGTGCATCGCAGAGATGAGTTCGCTGACCGTCCCCAGCGTGTCCGTCCTGATCGGGCAGGGCTGCGGCGGAGGAGCGCTGGCTTTGCTGCCCGCAGACCGCACGATCGCTGCCGAGAACGCGTGGCTGTCGCCCTTGCCCCCGGAAGGTGCCAGCGCGATCATGTACGGCGACGTGGAGCACGCACCGCTGATGGTCGAGCAGCAGCAGGTCTCGGCCTTCGACCTCCTGGCCGACGGCACCGTCAGCCACCTCGTCGCGGAGCCCGACGGCGACACCCCCGAGGCCTTCGCCGACGCCATGGCCGCGTCGATCGGCGCCCGGCTGCGCGAGCTCCTCGCAGGCTGA
- a CDS encoding VWA domain-containing protein: protein MAPEPEPVADPIAGLVGFTGALRAAGVQAHRAKDFIEAVEHLDVTRREDVYWAGRATLCDEPEDIPIYDRVFARWFAAELVDARQLPTTTAEQVSVAPLDADPQGGQQESEEDVVAAMASSVEQLRHRDVAELSPGERQRLNALLEGLDARGPVRRSRRRYVSSRGDIDIPRTVREQLRRGGEPGPLRHRRRRDRPRRVVLLIDVSGSMKPYADSLLRLAHRAVSAAPRTTEAFTLGTRLTRVTPAMRHHDPDVVLSEVGSMVPDWSGGTRLGEALQAFVDRWGQRGIVRGAVVVIASDGWERGGAELLGEQVARLRRLAHAVVWANPHQGKPGYAPVQSGIVAARPHLDGMVEGHSVAAFDELLQVVRSV, encoded by the coding sequence GTGGCACCGGAGCCCGAGCCGGTCGCTGACCCGATAGCCGGGCTCGTCGGCTTCACGGGGGCGTTGCGCGCCGCAGGAGTCCAGGCCCACCGGGCGAAGGACTTCATCGAGGCGGTCGAGCACCTCGATGTCACACGGCGTGAGGACGTCTACTGGGCCGGCCGGGCGACGTTGTGCGACGAGCCGGAGGACATCCCCATCTACGACCGTGTCTTCGCCAGGTGGTTCGCCGCCGAGCTGGTGGACGCGAGGCAACTGCCCACCACCACTGCGGAGCAGGTGAGTGTCGCGCCCCTCGACGCCGATCCGCAGGGTGGTCAGCAGGAGTCGGAGGAGGACGTGGTCGCCGCGATGGCCTCGTCGGTGGAGCAGCTGCGGCACCGGGACGTTGCTGAACTGAGCCCTGGCGAGCGGCAGCGCCTGAATGCTCTGCTCGAGGGGCTGGACGCCCGGGGCCCGGTGCGTCGGTCACGGCGCCGGTACGTCTCCTCCCGCGGTGACATCGACATTCCCCGAACGGTCCGTGAGCAGCTGCGGCGGGGTGGTGAGCCGGGGCCGCTGCGACATCGTCGGCGTCGTGACCGCCCCCGTCGGGTGGTGCTGCTGATCGATGTCTCCGGATCGATGAAGCCGTACGCCGACAGCCTGCTGCGGTTGGCCCACCGGGCGGTGTCGGCAGCGCCGAGGACGACCGAGGCCTTCACCTTGGGTACGCGCCTGACCCGGGTCACGCCGGCCATGCGCCACCACGACCCGGACGTGGTTCTCTCCGAGGTCGGCTCGATGGTGCCGGACTGGTCGGGAGGGACGCGGCTGGGCGAGGCGCTGCAGGCCTTCGTGGACCGCTGGGGGCAGCGGGGGATCGTGCGCGGCGCGGTCGTGGTGATCGCCAGTGACGGGTGGGAGCGCGGCGGGGCGGAGCTGCTCGGGGAGCAGGTCGCCCGGCTGCGACGTCTGGCGCACGCGGTGGTCTGGGCCAACCCGCACCAGGGCAAGCCCGGCTACGCGCCGGTGCAGAGCGGGATCGTGGCTGCCCGGCCCCACCTGGACGGGATGGTGGAGGGGCACTCGGTGGCAGCCTTCGACGAGCTGCTGCAGGTCGTGCGCTCAGTCTGA
- a CDS encoding AAA family ATPase gives MSSLDSVEGLRSRLGEVGYLADDGLATVAHLAMAMQRPLLLEGEPGTGKTALAEALAESFELPLIRLQCYEGIDASQALYDWDFTRQILHLRTLEATGGAVDPKAVEESLFDDRFLMSRPVLRALRESPAVLLVDEIDRADDEFEAFLLEVLSTYQVSIPELGTVRAVEPPIVILTSNRTRDLHDALRRRCLYHWLEHPDIERETAIVRARLPQASAALTDRVVRIAQRLRHEGVLMKPPGVAETLDWVRALHELGRTDVDLASASATIGALCKYREDTDRVRSLLPELVGG, from the coding sequence ATGAGCAGTCTCGACAGCGTTGAAGGGTTGCGGTCCCGGCTCGGGGAGGTCGGGTACCTCGCCGACGACGGACTGGCCACCGTCGCCCACCTCGCCATGGCGATGCAGCGTCCGCTGCTGCTCGAGGGCGAGCCCGGCACCGGCAAGACCGCGCTCGCCGAGGCCCTGGCCGAGTCCTTCGAGCTGCCCCTGATCCGCCTCCAGTGCTACGAGGGCATCGACGCCAGCCAAGCGCTCTACGACTGGGACTTCACCCGCCAGATCCTCCATCTGCGCACCCTGGAGGCCACCGGTGGTGCCGTGGACCCCAAGGCCGTCGAGGAGTCACTCTTCGACGACCGGTTCCTCATGTCCCGCCCGGTCCTGCGCGCCCTGCGGGAGAGCCCGGCCGTGCTGCTGGTGGACGAGATCGACCGTGCCGACGACGAGTTCGAGGCCTTCCTGCTCGAAGTGCTCTCGACCTACCAGGTCTCCATCCCGGAGCTGGGCACGGTGCGGGCCGTCGAGCCACCCATCGTCATCCTCACCTCCAACCGGACCCGGGACCTGCACGACGCGTTGCGGCGGCGGTGCCTCTACCACTGGCTCGAGCACCCCGACATCGAGCGGGAGACCGCGATCGTGCGGGCGCGGTTGCCTCAGGCGAGTGCGGCGCTGACCGACCGGGTGGTGCGCATCGCGCAACGACTGCGCCACGAAGGGGTCCTGATGAAGCCGCCCGGCGTCGCCGAGACCCTGGACTGGGTCCGGGCCCTGCACGAGCTCGGACGCACCGATGTCGACCTGGCGTCGGCCTCGGCCACCATCGGCGCGCTGTGCAAGTACCGCGAGGACACCGATCGGGTGCGTTCCCTGCTGCCCGAGCTCGTCGGCGGGTGA
- a CDS encoding CoA transferase: MTDGDTTAGTAGAGPLDGTLVLDMTRALAGPHAGMMLGDLGARVIKIESPTGDDSRGWGPPFLGEGDERESTYFMSANRNKESITLDLKSEDDRDLMTRLVRRADVLMENFRVGVLARLGFSVEHLHELNPGLVILSITGFGHDGPEASRAGYDQIAQGEAGLMSLTGIDEPTKVGVPIADLLAGMNGAFGTVAALYERERTGRGRVVRTSLIASIIGIHAFQGTRWTVGGEVPGLSGSHHPSIAPYGLFHTATSPIQLSCGSETLWQRFAPALGLDADEARFATNGDRVAHKDELIEVLGAIFAEKPAEHWLELLTEAGIPSGKVRTIDEVYDWDQVISQGLKVEVDHATKGRLALPGPVLRLDDNDYAGARREHIAPPTLGQHNESIRRWLDETEADGPGR; this comes from the coding sequence GTGACTGACGGCGACACCACCGCGGGCACGGCGGGCGCCGGGCCATTGGACGGGACCCTGGTCCTGGACATGACCCGGGCGCTCGCCGGGCCCCATGCGGGCATGATGCTGGGTGACCTCGGCGCCCGGGTGATCAAGATCGAGAGTCCGACCGGTGACGACAGCCGCGGGTGGGGCCCGCCCTTCCTGGGCGAAGGGGATGAGCGTGAGTCGACGTACTTCATGTCGGCCAACCGCAACAAGGAGTCCATCACCCTCGATCTGAAGTCCGAGGACGACCGCGACCTGATGACCCGTCTGGTGCGCCGCGCCGACGTGTTGATGGAGAACTTCCGGGTCGGTGTCCTGGCCCGGCTCGGGTTCAGCGTCGAGCACCTGCACGAGCTCAACCCCGGGTTGGTGATCCTGTCGATCACCGGCTTCGGCCACGACGGCCCCGAGGCCAGCCGCGCCGGATACGACCAGATCGCGCAGGGCGAGGCAGGACTGATGAGCCTGACCGGCATCGATGAGCCGACGAAGGTCGGCGTGCCGATCGCGGACCTGTTGGCGGGGATGAACGGAGCCTTCGGGACGGTCGCCGCGCTCTACGAGCGTGAGCGCACCGGACGCGGACGCGTCGTGCGTACATCCCTCATCGCGAGCATCATCGGGATCCACGCCTTCCAGGGCACGCGGTGGACCGTCGGTGGGGAGGTGCCCGGATTGTCCGGCTCGCACCACCCGTCGATCGCGCCCTACGGGTTGTTCCACACCGCCACGTCGCCCATCCAGCTGTCGTGCGGTTCGGAGACGCTGTGGCAGCGGTTCGCCCCGGCACTGGGCCTCGACGCCGACGAGGCGCGGTTCGCGACGAACGGCGACCGGGTCGCGCACAAGGACGAGCTCATCGAGGTACTCGGGGCCATCTTCGCCGAGAAGCCGGCCGAGCACTGGCTCGAGTTGCTCACCGAAGCCGGTATCCCCTCGGGCAAGGTCCGCACCATCGACGAGGTCTACGACTGGGACCAGGTGATCTCCCAGGGGCTGAAGGTCGAGGTGGACCACGCGACGAAGGGGCGCCTGGCCCTTCCGGGTCCGGTGCTGCGGTTGGACGACAACGACTATGCCGGTGCGCGACGCGAGCACATCGCGCCGCCGACCCTGGGTCAGCACAACGAGTCCATCCGTCGCTGGCTCGACGAGACCGAGGCCGACGGACCGGGCCGATAG
- a CDS encoding ring-opening amidohydrolase — MPSAIEVRKVPIHSVADASELAKLIDDGVMEADRVIAIIGKTEGNGGVNDYTRIIADRAFREVIQEKGTRPMEDVRQIPIVWSGGTDGVISPHATIFATLPEEKTTTTDEPRLSVGFAMSDQLLPEEIGRTPMIEKVAVAVKEAMGQAGITDPADVHYVQTKTPLLTIDTIRDAKSRGKTVWTDDTLKSMDLSNGVTALGIAVALGEIEMPTDADVLENRDLYSAVASCSSGVELDRAQIVVVGNARGVGGNYRIGHSVMDDALDADGIWDAIKDAGLELPERPRPSDLDERLVNVFLKCEASQNGYVRGRRNAMLDDSDVHWHRQIKAAVGGVTSAVTGDPAVFVSVSAAHQGPEGGGPVAAIVDLG, encoded by the coding sequence GTGCCGTCAGCAATCGAAGTTCGCAAGGTCCCGATCCACTCCGTGGCCGACGCCAGTGAGCTCGCCAAGCTCATCGACGACGGTGTCATGGAAGCCGATCGCGTCATCGCCATCATCGGCAAGACCGAGGGCAACGGTGGAGTCAACGACTACACCCGGATCATTGCCGACCGCGCGTTCCGTGAGGTCATCCAGGAAAAGGGCACCCGTCCGATGGAGGACGTGCGCCAGATCCCGATCGTGTGGTCCGGTGGCACCGATGGTGTCATCAGCCCCCACGCCACGATCTTCGCGACGCTGCCCGAGGAGAAGACGACCACGACCGACGAGCCGCGGCTCAGCGTGGGCTTCGCCATGAGCGATCAGCTGCTGCCCGAGGAGATCGGCCGCACGCCGATGATCGAGAAGGTTGCCGTTGCGGTCAAGGAGGCCATGGGCCAGGCCGGCATCACCGACCCCGCGGATGTGCACTACGTCCAGACGAAGACTCCGTTGCTGACGATCGACACCATCCGTGACGCCAAGAGCCGCGGCAAGACGGTCTGGACCGACGACACCCTGAAGTCGATGGATCTGTCCAACGGCGTCACCGCTCTCGGTATCGCCGTCGCGCTCGGTGAGATCGAGATGCCCACCGACGCAGACGTGCTGGAGAACCGCGACCTCTACTCGGCCGTCGCCTCCTGTTCCTCCGGTGTCGAGCTGGACCGGGCGCAGATCGTCGTGGTCGGCAATGCCCGGGGCGTCGGCGGCAACTACCGCATCGGCCACTCGGTCATGGACGACGCCCTGGACGCCGATGGCATCTGGGACGCGATCAAGGACGCCGGTCTCGAGCTGCCTGAGCGTCCGCGCCCGTCGGACCTGGACGAGCGCCTGGTCAATGTCTTCCTCAAGTGCGAGGCCAGCCAGAACGGCTACGTGCGAGGACGGCGCAATGCCATGCTGGACGACTCCGACGTCCACTGGCACCGTCAGATCAAGGCCGCGGTCGGCGGTGTGACTTCGGCGGTGACCGGTGACCCGGCCGTGTTCGTGTCGGTCTCTGCCGCCCACCAGGGACCCGAGGGCGGCGGTCCGGTCGCGGCGATCGTGGACCTGGGCTGA
- a CDS encoding carbamate kinase has product MRFVIALGGNAMTSPDGSARPEDQRSAIRQAAGPIVDLVAAGHEVLVTHGNGPQVGNLLVKNELTAAHVPPVPLDWCGAQTQGTIGMLLINALDEILAARDIAKRSAALVSRTLVDPGDAHFIDPTKPIGRYLGQDEAQPLIEQGQHFIEVPDRGWRRVVASPAPVESLDSPAADALMTAGFVVVCSGGGGIPTLKDSDGVYSGAEAVIDKDLTAALIAQQVGADYLVIATDVEAVVADWGTPSARPIGEVTAGQMREIAADQGFASGSMGPKVDAVTAFAESGTGTGVITSLERITAAIEGRAGTRVVRAA; this is encoded by the coding sequence ATGCGCTTCGTGATTGCTCTGGGCGGTAACGCCATGACCTCCCCGGACGGCAGTGCTCGGCCCGAGGACCAGCGGTCGGCCATCCGTCAGGCGGCCGGACCGATCGTCGATCTGGTCGCGGCGGGTCACGAAGTCCTCGTGACGCACGGCAACGGACCGCAGGTCGGCAACCTGCTGGTGAAGAACGAGCTCACCGCAGCGCACGTCCCGCCCGTCCCCCTCGACTGGTGCGGTGCCCAGACCCAGGGGACCATCGGGATGCTCCTCATCAATGCCCTGGACGAGATCCTCGCGGCGCGCGACATCGCCAAGCGCAGCGCCGCCCTCGTCTCCCGCACGCTCGTTGACCCGGGTGACGCACACTTCATCGATCCGACCAAGCCGATCGGTCGCTACCTCGGTCAGGACGAGGCGCAGCCCTTGATCGAGCAGGGGCAGCACTTCATCGAGGTGCCCGATCGGGGATGGCGCCGCGTCGTGGCCTCCCCCGCCCCGGTGGAGAGCCTGGACAGTCCGGCCGCCGACGCGCTGATGACGGCGGGCTTCGTCGTCGTCTGCTCCGGAGGAGGCGGGATCCCGACGTTGAAGGACTCCGACGGGGTCTACTCGGGCGCCGAAGCCGTCATCGACAAGGACCTGACGGCCGCGCTGATCGCCCAGCAGGTGGGTGCCGACTACCTCGTGATCGCCACTGACGTCGAGGCCGTCGTCGCTGACTGGGGGACCCCCTCGGCCCGGCCGATCGGTGAGGTCACGGCCGGGCAGATGCGCGAGATCGCGGCAGACCAGGGCTTCGCGTCCGGGTCGATGGGCCCCAAGGTCGACGCGGTGACCGCCTTCGCCGAGTCCGGCACGGGGACCGGCGTCATCACCTCCCTCGAGCGCATCACTGCGGCCATCGAGGGGCGGGCAGGCACGCGGGTCGTCCGCGCCGCATAG
- a CDS encoding SDR family oxidoreductase — protein MSTHAEVAVLGGRGKTGRAVISALQGAGSSARALGRAEMADLPAALSGCRALYLMAPNMAADEPGLARAVLDAARAAGVTRVVHHSVAAPYAPDMPHHLNKAVVEDLVRRSGADWTILQPCAYIQNVLPGLQGERPAIDIAYDPDRVFGLVDLEDVAQAAATVLLADEHVGATYELGGPDQVSMRTVAAIAEEVLARPVRLGRLTTGQWSAGPGADLDPREREWLLAMFSYYDAYGLPTGGGPLRALLDHPPSDVGTVLRRELA, from the coding sequence ATGTCGACGCACGCCGAGGTCGCCGTACTCGGCGGCCGGGGAAAGACCGGTCGTGCGGTGATCTCGGCGCTCCAGGGCGCGGGCAGCAGTGCCCGCGCCCTGGGCCGCGCCGAGATGGCCGACCTGCCCGCAGCCCTGTCCGGCTGCCGTGCGCTCTACCTGATGGCGCCAAACATGGCGGCTGATGAGCCGGGGCTGGCGCGTGCTGTGCTGGACGCCGCCCGCGCCGCCGGGGTCACCCGCGTCGTCCACCACTCGGTGGCTGCTCCCTACGCCCCGGACATGCCCCACCACCTCAACAAGGCCGTGGTGGAGGACCTCGTGCGACGCAGCGGCGCCGACTGGACCATCCTGCAGCCCTGCGCCTACATCCAGAACGTGCTGCCCGGGCTGCAGGGTGAGCGCCCGGCCATCGACATCGCCTACGACCCGGACCGCGTCTTCGGACTCGTCGATCTCGAGGACGTGGCGCAAGCGGCAGCCACGGTGCTGCTTGCTGATGAGCACGTCGGGGCGACGTACGAGCTCGGCGGACCGGACCAGGTCAGCATGCGCACCGTCGCGGCGATCGCCGAGGAGGTCCTGGCGAGGCCGGTCCGGTTGGGTCGGCTCACGACCGGGCAGTGGTCGGCCGGACCAGGAGCCGACCTCGACCCGCGCGAGCGGGAGTGGCTGCTGGCGATGTTCTCGTACTACGACGCCTACGGATTGCCCACTGGGGGCGGCCCGTTGAGGGCCCTGCTCGACCACCCGCCGAGCGACGTCGGGACAGTCCTACGACGGGAACTGGCCTGA
- a CDS encoding hydantoinase B/oxoprolinase family protein, with the protein MTTSRLAPTDFPFDSLTPDSGAGADPVLVEIVQGSLAAVEMEVETAIGRTSRSPMIRDAHDFRAGIHDRKMRKLTGRSYSALVHPVARDFPLEEMVPGDVFFHNDVYESEGGIGHLPDLCVTVPVFHTSAQGGKPEVVAFVQAFGHHDDIGGAVPGSMPSGATSVYEEGLMVPPIKLWDAGTPVQSALRIMTRNSRMPEALAADLDAECSACLMGAQRLGELFDRYGRESVESAFDAIIDNTTKTYRREILSQIPVGTWVWEDYAEHDGVDEPKLHTQRITLTKTAADDPEGERLIFDFAGTSPQAKGPINHCGDYSDGVFLKKWLAPILRNLAETPERMAELDVNEGIVPLIEMRFPPKGTLLTPEFPAPTNARTFVILRLLGVLSGVIAKAVDGRMPADQETIRYTGVYGKDLEDRSYLMREVLGGGSGGRYYADGEDTIHVVPDSRNLPTEFTESRFPFIVESLGLAVDSGGAGQFRGGLGYEKRLRMLKDAHFMSIADRSILACWGVKGGKAGSPFQVIINPDTPQERRVDALADDEFVAAGEVICIRTTGGGGWGDPLERDPDLVVRDVTWAKVSTDAALDDYGVVLTGSVRTDDLAHDADATERERQRIRDARPEEPFFDRGPGYERLSGGSLSAEVDWL; encoded by the coding sequence ATGACCACCTCGAGGCTTGCCCCGACCGACTTCCCCTTCGACTCGCTGACTCCCGACTCCGGCGCGGGCGCCGACCCGGTTCTCGTGGAGATCGTCCAGGGCAGCCTGGCCGCCGTGGAGATGGAGGTGGAGACCGCGATCGGACGCACATCGCGCTCACCGATGATCCGCGACGCCCATGACTTCCGGGCCGGTATCCACGACCGCAAGATGCGCAAGCTCACCGGTCGCTCGTACAGCGCCCTGGTCCACCCCGTGGCACGCGACTTCCCGCTCGAGGAGATGGTGCCGGGCGACGTCTTCTTCCACAACGACGTCTACGAGTCCGAGGGAGGCATCGGACACCTGCCGGACCTGTGCGTCACGGTGCCGGTCTTCCACACCTCTGCGCAGGGCGGCAAGCCCGAGGTGGTGGCCTTCGTGCAGGCCTTCGGGCACCACGACGACATCGGCGGTGCCGTGCCGGGTTCCATGCCCAGTGGTGCCACGAGCGTCTACGAAGAAGGCCTGATGGTCCCGCCGATCAAGCTGTGGGACGCGGGTACGCCGGTCCAGTCCGCGCTGCGGATCATGACGCGCAACTCGCGTATGCCCGAGGCGCTGGCCGCCGACCTGGATGCCGAGTGCTCGGCCTGCCTGATGGGGGCACAGCGCTTGGGCGAGTTGTTCGACCGCTACGGCCGTGAGTCGGTCGAGTCCGCCTTCGACGCGATCATCGACAACACGACGAAGACCTACCGCCGAGAGATCCTCAGCCAGATCCCGGTCGGGACGTGGGTGTGGGAGGACTACGCCGAGCACGACGGGGTCGACGAGCCGAAGCTGCACACGCAGCGGATCACACTGACGAAGACTGCGGCCGACGACCCGGAGGGGGAGCGCCTGATCTTCGACTTCGCCGGGACATCACCCCAGGCGAAGGGCCCGATCAACCACTGCGGCGACTACTCCGACGGCGTTTTCCTGAAGAAGTGGCTCGCGCCCATCCTGCGGAACCTGGCGGAGACGCCCGAGCGGATGGCCGAGCTCGACGTCAACGAGGGCATCGTGCCGCTCATCGAGATGCGCTTCCCGCCGAAGGGGACGCTCCTCACCCCGGAGTTCCCGGCACCGACCAACGCGAGGACCTTCGTCATCCTGCGCCTGCTCGGGGTGCTCTCCGGGGTGATCGCCAAGGCCGTCGACGGTCGGATGCCGGCGGACCAGGAGACCATCCGGTACACGGGTGTCTACGGCAAGGACCTCGAGGACCGCTCCTACCTCATGCGCGAGGTGCTGGGCGGCGGGTCCGGTGGTCGGTACTACGCGGACGGTGAGGACACCATCCACGTCGTCCCGGACTCGCGCAACCTGCCGACGGAGTTCACGGAGTCGCGCTTCCCGTTCATCGTCGAGAGTCTCGGTCTGGCCGTGGACTCCGGAGGCGCGGGCCAGTTCCGTGGCGGGCTGGGCTACGAGAAGCGTCTGCGGATGCTCAAGGACGCGCACTTCATGTCCATCGCCGACCGTTCCATCCTCGCGTGCTGGGGGGTCAAGGGCGGCAAGGCCGGATCCCCCTTCCAGGTGATCATCAACCCGGACACGCCGCAGGAGCGACGGGTCGACGCGCTCGCCGACGACGAGTTCGTGGCCGCCGGGGAGGTGATCTGCATCCGCACCACCGGTGGTGGTGGCTGGGGTGACCCGCTCGAGCGTGACCCCGACCTCGTGGTGCGCGATGTGACGTGGGCCAAGGTCTCCACCGATGCGGCACTGGATGACTACGGCGTCGTCCTGACCGGGTCGGTCCGGACCGATGACCTCGCCCACGACGCGGACGCGACCGAGCGTGAGCGCCAGCGGATCCGCGACGCTCGGCCCGAGGAGCCGTTCTTCGACCGCGGCCCGGGGTACGAGCGGCTCAGCGGCGGCAGCCTCAGCGCCGAGGTCGACTGGCTCTGA